In Phocoena phocoena chromosome 19, mPhoPho1.1, whole genome shotgun sequence, a genomic segment contains:
- the NT5C gene encoding 5'(3')-deoxyribonucleotidase, cytosolic type gives MAIQMAARRGRPVRVLVDMDGVLADFEAGLLRGFRRSFPREPHVPLQERRGFLACEQYRALRPDLADKVASVYEAPGFFLDLEPIPGALEAMREMNDMQDTEVFICTSPLMKYDHCVHEKYRWVEKHLGPQFVERIILTRDKTVVLGDLLIDDKDTIQGQEETPSWEHILFTCCHNQHLALPPPRRRLLSWRDNWKEIIDSKRGALQRDRTGLGPPQE, from the exons ATGGCGATACAGATGGCTGCGCGGCGCGGGCGGCCAGTGCGGGTGCTGGTGGACATGGACGGCGTTCTGGCGGATTTCGAGGCCGGCCTCCTGCGGGGCTTCCGCCGAAGCTTCCCCCGGGAGCCGCACGTGCCGCTGCAGGAGCGCCGCGGCTTCCTCGCCTGCGAGCAGTACCGAGCCCTGCGCCCGGACCTGGCG GACAAAGTGGCCAGTGTGTATGAAGCCCCAGGCTTTTTCCTAGACTTGGAGCCCATCCCTGGAGCCTTGGAAGCAATGCGGGAGATGAATGACATGCAGGA caCCGAGGTCTTCATCTGCACCAGCCCTCTGATGAAGTATGACCACTGTGTGCACGAGAAG TACCGCTGGGTGGAGAAGCACCTGGGGCCCCAGTTTGTGGAGCGCATTATCTTGACGAGGGACAAGACGGTGGTCTTGGGGGACCTCCTCATTGATGACAAGGACACCATTCAAG GCCAAGAGGAGACCCCAAGCTGGGAGCACATCTTGTTCACCTGCTGCCACAACCAGCACCTGGCCCTGCCCCCCCCACGGAGACGGCTGCTCTCCTGGAGGGACAACTGGAAGGAGATTATAGACAGCAAGCGGGGAGCCCTGCAGCGGGACCGAACCGGCCTGGGGCCACCCCAGGAATGA